The window aacctatagtatgcgagagtctgagtaagggactggttgtgcaagggaaaGACGCATCACCTCCAGTGCgcacctaaggtaagctgcattgttgtttaattgtttttttctaaatcgggtttctatttgttggtcttttcAAAGGCTCAAGGCAGATTTCTCTTCATGAGAGAATTTATCTTATCGGGTTAAATCTTAATCGTtctaaagtttgaattttagcatcgcatttctacgccttgtatctttaatacctgagggtgtactttatcgtgtaattttacgccccacaaatattaaagtctacatctagaccctaaaaaaattacaaaaagggtttttaatattttgatcaaatcctaatggatgatcataaactagttatgatatccatttttttttatttttaaaacataagaaatatgcaatcttttaatgaaattatgCTGGGAAAAgttttaggatttggccatgtgcatgaaaacaaatttttttttttgaaagggaaattaatttaaaagttattgagattttgttttgtgaaaatgttttaatatattttttttgaaatatttcggagaaaacTAGGTATCTTaataccgaatttgtattttacagtgtaaatatacaacatgatattatgcaaaatggatagaaaaatatttgaaaaaatcatattttttaaaatgatttttaatttttgattttttttggatttttttaaataatattgtaatattaaatatgtGGGCTAGGCCAGCCTAGCTAACTGGGTTGAGCCCAACCTACAAAAGGATGGGCCAATCTCGGCCCAACAAGTTTTGGGGGTGGGCCGGATCTAGCCCATAAATTTGGGTTGGGCCAAATAAGGTCCGGCCCATATTCAAGGTTAATGATTCTGCCATTGCATGCAGAATATCTTCTGCATGCAATGGCCACGAGAACAGGGCAGAAGTAGGGGGACGCCACCTAACGCAAGTGGGAGGCGCTGCTGGTCTGGGTGGCTGGCAAGAGGCTAGTGGCGGCGTTGATGGAGAGCTTGGTCGCTGGAGTTGCTACTGTGTAGGAACAAGAAGTTtgcagaggagagagaaaggctggaaggagaagagagagagagttgtggTGGCTCCTTGGTGGTTGTGCTGGCTTCATGTGGTGGAGCTGGTGGTGGCTCTGGTTGGTGGCTGGAACGGCGGGGAGAGAGAGGCAGAGAAAAATACTGTAGAAACAGGGCAAAGATGTtggttttttctgatttttggacccaattttcttctctctcaagtCATCAGCGGAGCCTATATTTATAGGTGGTGGAAGAGGGTAATCTCGTCTACTCCGGAGTAAAATTTCAGCCATAGATTTGGTTGGAAAGGATCCCAACCATTGGTTCAAAGTAGCCTCCCTGAGTTGTCAAATCTGTAGGAAAAGGCTGCCTGAGTTGACCTCTTCACGCCATCTCCGGTGTCGTCGTGCTATCCTTCATCCTGAAACGTTCACATGGGATTGTAAAGGAACTACAGGGGATCCATTTTGGTGAAAGTTTTGTTCGATTTGATGGAGAAATcaagcattaaatgcacctgcaaaTAAGGCTCTCGTGTAAAACAGGAAAGACAATGAACAGTAACCAGACGATCCGTCGTCTgggccttcttttttttttatgtaaaacgacgttgttttgaattgaattagggattttaactaattttcaatttagtcctccagctttcaattgatttcaaatgaacccctaattgaccataaacttttgatttaatgcaattaagcccctacaGAATTTCAACTTTAGTCTCAGATTTACGCGCCTTttacaatttggtccttggtctcgaatttatgcaatttaacccctaattgaccattaaatttttaatttcttcaatttcacccctagttttttcaattaagccccttaAGTTTGGTGCCTTTTACATATTGATCCTTGgctgtgaatttcttcaatttagcccctaattgactccaaaacttcaattttcttacaatctgggccctaatttcaatcaattaacttgttaaaaattaaagttggtctcttaaaattccaatcttctcaatgAATCCCAAAtcaggctcccaaacttaatttttcactaattaagccccaaataaaattaatttgacccatttaaagtataatttagtccttacacttaattaaatccttcaattggacccaaattaactcttaaacataattaaaattcaatttagcccatgattaaatcaaattggtctattaaaaatttaattatgtcttagacttaatttttatgcatattcgtccaataatcatttgttttgaccttgaatttgcattttctttctattttaggGCATAATTGGGTACCATTAAGTCTTGAAATTCCttcaaaattgcagcttgattccCCGATTTGCTTTCTTCACATCGTcagcctttattattattttattatttttattttgaaaaaaaattgagttttggggaataacctagaattgggttatgacaaactACATCACCaaacatgctaattaattaaaaaaaacttctccacaactaaattatatatagatagaCATTAATATACATACACatacaaattaagaatcaaatatACGACTCAAACAGCTAAATTGAATACAATGCTAATACAACATTTTGTAACTTAGATATAAGTCCGAGCCTAGGTCTGGCTCGGCCTAAAATTCAACTGagagtctattttttttaccaaaacaatgctgttttattttcttttttaataaaatgatatgattttggtaaaaaaaatccaattcaaaataaaatataacttgGATTGAGTTTCAAATCAATAGGATACCAAGATTGATCTGTTATGCCCATTTTAAAACTACGTTTTGTTATAATAGTAGAAATTTTGGAATATCCTATATCTACTCAGAACCCGTCATGATTTGTTGACCCCTTGTAAGGTATCGGTATGACCTTTAAGGGAACACTTTTTCTAAGCGTTATCCCTATTTTTTCAGTCATGTCCATATCCTCTGGCTTGAGACCATTCGGCAAAATCCAATCAAATGAAAGCAAGAGCGATCCAAGAGCCAAATGAAGTACACGAGAAGCGAGTGGCATGGCAGGGCACATTCTACGTCCAGAACCAAATGGTATGAACTCAAAATGACGACCTTTGTAATCCACCATGTTTGGTTCCAAGAACCTTTCTGGCTTGAAAACCAAAGGGTCATCCCAAGTCTTTGAATCCCTTCCAATGGCCCACACATTAACTAGAATTGTTGTCTCTTTAGGGATGTAATAGCCTAGCATCTTGCAAGGGTTCATGGCCATGTGCGGGACTAAAAAAGGGAGAGGAGGGTGAAGTCTCAATGTTTCCCTGATGACTGCCTTTAGGTATGGCAGATTCTCAATGTCTTTATCTTCGAGCTTCTTGTTGAGGCCAATGGTGCTTCTCAACTCGGATTGGACTGTCTTCATCACTTTAGGGTTATGTAGAAGTTCAGCCATGGCCCATTCCAAAGTGCTTGTTGTTGTATCAGTCCCTGCCGTAAACATTTcctataagaaaaaatcatgacaATAATTAAGATTGTTAGTGATTTAATTTTGTATACTATCTCCTAATAATTTCTTTACTATGGTTTGGAAAAAACCCAGCcccaatataaatattataattaatttttgtttctgaaCATTActtaaaaacaaagatatatattattcctagtttaaattttttgtcaCGAGTTGGGTGAATTCAatgaaatcaatcaaaacaatatcattttaaagaaaagattaaaaaaatcaaataaaattttcatcaaaTTAACTAGTAGGATCAATCAAGCCAAACAGTATCATctcaaagttaattttattttaaaatccaacttaAACTACAGGTGAAATCAATTGGGTTCTAGGTTAATCTACTGATTCAGGTCgggtttgataaattttttgttccaCCGTGTATGTAGAACTATAGCTTCCATAGTCCAAGTCATAGTTATAATTAGACCTAACTCGGAGTTGCATTCAGAGTAAGTCTCGGATCATGAGATTGATTTTTAAGTAAGTctaataaaattctttttaaagatcaaaacaataattttgaaaaaaatcaatgaaattctAACCGAGTACCAGATTAATATGTCCAATCAACTAATTCAAtctggattgatttttttttttaaaaaaaaagaaaagccaaCACAAGCTAGAGCTGAAGGTAAACCTATCAGCGGGGCGCCGGAGTACTTTACTAACAGAGGTCTGAGCTTAACAAAGTTACTAGGTAGACAATTATATTAAGACAGGCTTCGCCGCCTCcgaacaaaaacacaaaaatgtaTGCAAAGATAGGACAGAAAAGAGAACCATAGGAAAAGAGATGCTACTTACAAAGACAATCACATTGATCGTTCTTGAAGAAAATCTAGAGGGCTCCTCCACGCCATCACCACGAAACTCCAAAAGGACATCTAGGTAATCTTTCCTCTTGTCATCTCTACTATTTTCCTTTTGCACACTCTCTGTTCTTTCTTTGATGAACCCTCCTGCAATCTCAAAGGCTCTTGCAACATGGAACTGTGTCTTCCTCCTTATACCTTGTGGATCAAGCCATCTTAAAATTGGCAAAAAATCAGCCATGTTAGGCTTACCTGCCAACTCCGTGACCTTACCTGCATGCTGAAAAAACTTAGCTCCCTTCTCCGATTTTGGGTCCAATAAATCTTTAGAAAACATGAGGTTGCCAATAAGATTAAAAGCCATCAAGAAAATGTATCTCCCAAGGTCAATAGCGCTAGTGCCATTGGCGCTACCATCTTCTATGTATTGCAGCATGCCATCGATGCACCTAGTTCGTGCACCCTGCATGGCATCAAGGCGGCTAGTCACAAAGAATTCGGTGGTGCATAAGCGCCTTAACATGCGCCAATGCGGTCCATATTGGGCTGTGACTATAGACCCTTCATTGCCAAAATCACCTCTTATAGCCTCATAGATTTTTCTCCCAGCCAACACCGCATCATGATTCTTGAACATCTCACGAGCCACTTCGCTCGAGGAAATGACCACGTTACACATGGACCCGAGCCAAATGGTCATGATTGGACCATGAACACGAGCCAAATTAGCAAAAGACTCGTGTGGTGCCCAACCCAACAGGAAGATATTGCCAACCACTGGCAGTGGTCTAGGCCCCGGTGGTAGCTGCCCTTGCTCTTCTGAACGACGGTAACGACGTTTAGTCACCACTGCCCATGCAACCCATAGCAAGACTGCTAGAACCAGACCTGCAATTTCAGAGTCCATATCTTTCTTTGTGTGTATGACTAGTGATGGTTTCTTGTACCCTAGGTATAGGCTCCATTTTATATAGAATTCCATGCATGTCAGGTTAAATTGTATATtgattgttagagaataatataagtcatatttgggacctcacctaacagtttcttattgggttgagatggttctttgacatgatatcagagtcttgatgactaAACGATCACGATTTAGAATCTcatcatctctatttatttgataaaaatcaagcacaaggtAATTTGAGTactctgtgcaagtttcaagtctaaaaagctttcacttgagggagtgtattagagaataatataaatcatatcttgaaacctcacttaacagcttaagttattggattgagatAGTTCTTAGACATTAATGAAGTAAAATTTGTATTCCTCTTCTTTTGATAGGAATCTAAACCAATATATATAGACAAATATACatgattattatatcaaaataaaagaaacaaaaaggatatatttttttaattttatttttaaaatataaaaatttactgcaaaattaattatcataaaaacatatttattttatatttttatctttatctttttaatcaaacatattttttttattttgattatctctctgtttttttaccttgaaataataacaaaatagtacctaattggtttttttttatcttgatcctTCTTATATGTGTTTCACCTACTACACTCCTCCCATCGTGGTGTCCGTAGAAATTATTCaatgatttatattatactAAGAAGTTATCTCAATTCAAGAACTATATTGTGGGACAATaatctaataatatttattattttataatactaTGTAACACGCCCAGATAGACTAATTAACAAGGGACATGTCAATACGTTCATAATTTGATAGGATGACAaaactaattaacaaatttgGAAATATTGAGGACGTGGTTGGGATTTAATTATCTATCCATCAGCGTATATGTATTCTTGTACGTAATAGTTAGTTTTTTATGGATAATGGCATAATTCAAGAgtctattttcatatttaagAGAATTGTCTTCCATTTAAAATATCGTTTTGAAAGTTGGTGGGTGGAGTAAGAATATTAGGTAAAGCATTTCCTTCGTTTTCGCATTAAATATTGAAGACTTTATAACATTGGGCCCGGTAGCCGGCCCGGTCCAACATccgggttccgggttttgaccaagtcaccgggtcggccgggtcagtttatttttaaaaaaatcaaaacgatgtcgttttagtaaaaaaacaaaaacaaaaataaaagacaaaagtcaacgggtttgCAACCGAGTCTTGTCAGGTCAGCCGGGTCGTCGGGTCAGTTCGTTCCCTTTGTTTTCGCATTAAATAATGAAGACTTTATAACACAGGCTCGGTGGCCGGCCCGGTCCAAGGCCCGGGTTCTAGGTTTTGACTGGGTCATCGGGTTTTGACCAGGTCACCGAGTCGGCCAAGtcagttctttttttaaaatcaaaacgacgtcattttagtaaaaaaacaaaaaaaaaattcaacgggTTTGCAACCGGGTCTTGCCGAGTCAACCGGGTCGTCGGGTCACACCAGGTTTTTCTTTCTCCCATTATTTCTTGAACcaggtcccgggtcgacccgtcAGGTcgggccgggtttcaaaactatgctttATAAATgtaagattgtttttttctagaaaaaagaaTTCTTATAGGTTTTAGTGTTATACTAATCATTTTCCCATTAAAACATGttctttatttataaatatgccTGTACTtagacctattttttttttaatttagagatGAGATTACATGTTCTTGTGTGCTATAAAGATACCTAGcaagaaaatattatgttatggTAAGGATTAGGTTTGAGAATTATTCAAAAACTTGTATTAGTTTtgactataataaaaaaaattatctttgataCCTAACAATTACAGATTAGACGCATGGTGAATCTGGTTTTGATTGATACTTTAATCTTCCAAAATCTCACTGCATCAGCTTTGGTGTACAATAATTTAAATCCATCAACCCTGAAAGATATAGCTTAATTAGTCAGATTCTAAATTTGTTTGCTAGAAATCACCAGTTTGAGTCTCACACACCTCAGGTCACTAgaagtttacatggtcgttaactttagggtccataggattagttgaggtgcataCAAGTTGACCcaaacacccacattaattaaaaaaataataataattcacatCCATCGGCTTGGTCCCCTGCCGGCCCATCCTGCAGTCCCAAAACCATAAGCATGTCTTCTATATGTTACGTGAATTTATTAACTTATGTTGCACGAATTGATTGACTTAGTCCCCACTACTAATTTCTTTCCACTTGCatcaatttagtttgatttgttttataggTTGAGTTGAATCCAGCCCATAAATGCTCAACGCATAATTTGCAGGGCGCCGCTAATTTGATTCGTTCGACTAAATTCCAAAATTTCAAGTTAGAAACGACAAGCTTCGTCTCTTTTTCATGTTTCCCCCACTTTAGAGGTACAATGGGAACGGACAACTCTTCTAGAAGTAGTTGGAAAATCATAAATGAATGCTCCATGTCTCATGGTAGCTAGTAAGCtaatattttgatgatgattttatattattttttaatgcaatcTTTTGTGTGaattcttttcatttaaaacttgcataaatttgttattagctatattgatttgattttaagtataaaataatagagtggtaaaaattaaacttgtgatgatttaattattaaaattataatattatgttatatagatgttttaattttaaattttaaattttttggatgaaaaagcaataatatttcttattataTTGTGTGCCTTGTAATACATCCAAATCAAAATCAGACTAATTAAAAAGATACATGtaaatatgtgtgtgtatttgaGGTGGTCGGGATTTAATTAGTTAAGTTatgtcatcttttaatattatcttaatttgtttgatgaaagaaaaattaatttgtggCCCCTTGCTTCAATCTTTCTATTTGcaatttatattcttatttttatattttatcctttATATTAGAGCTGCAGCTGAGAGTAAACAGGCAAaatccatataattttttttccacgtAGATAGTTTTTAAGtcaaagataacaaatatatttatattagaaGGGCATGTCtgtttaaatattatatcttaATTACTAAGCAATCAAAAACTAACCTACAAAATCcgtcattatattttttctttgaggcCCCTGCTGGCCTCCCTTTAATTCCGTCTCCGTATCAGCTTGATCCCCTATTCCTCTTGCGGTCCCAAATCCATCAATATTATCTTATATGTTACGTGAATTGGTTAACTTTTGTTGcatgaattgattaaattagtCTCCTCTAATTTGATTCTAAATACACCAATTAAGTTTGATTAACATGTTTATAGGTTTAGTTGCTTTCACCCCATGACTTTTAATGCATAATTTGCGGGGAGCTAAATTGATTTCTTTGTCTAATTAAATCCCAGAATTAATTTAGGTAATTAAGGAAATTAATAGAGATTTTTGTATTTCGTTTTTCTTTATATTGCTCCTTCCGTATTGACTCTTGTTTTCGGTTGTTTAGTCATTAATTAAATGGCTAATAActacttttaaataaatcaaacgatgattataaaataataaaaaaactcccAATGTTTGGGGTATTCTTTGCAGGATGAAATCTGAAATGATAAGCTtcgtctcttttttttatttcccccCTTGTAGTTGACAAAAGGAGTTTATGGTTTCAATGTTTGACAAGTCATTCATTTATAAGATTCTTCCGTGGATTTGGGTGATTCGCGATGACCTCCGAATCCCCATACACATGCATTATTAAGACAAGCCGTCTAGtggaaataaaataatccaaatggAAGAGTAAGATTAAAcacctctttgttttttaaaaacaaaatacttttaaaaaaatttaaattttttttatttttttctttacttcaaattaatatttttttttatatttttagatcaaatTAAACTCACACTTAATCTATTAATCATGCCGATGAATAAAGAACTCAGCTTTGAAAATAGAATTGTTACATGGTACCTTATATTATTTAAGTTAGGTAGATAgttgatatataatttttttaaaaaaaaatagatgatataagattatttaataattaataaatacataattaactattatacatataatttctaaatataaaatatgtcttgaacgatatatatatatatatatatatatatatatatatatatatatatatatatataacaaataataagaGAGCTTTCATGTGTGAGATGGCTTATATTGGTGTTgaccaaagaaaaatgaagaaagtaaTAGTGATAATAGATGAGTGATGAGAAAAATTAGAGTTAGTCAACTCGTCTCGTGCATAGGGAACAAAGGGGAAGGAACAGAGGATAACAACTCGGGTTGGGAAAGtttgtgttaattaattagcaatGTCAGCGAGAGAGAGGAGAACACGGACAGAAAAGCAATCgtaaattgcttttcaaagccTGAGATTCGACATCAGTTTCTGAGTGGGACCTACGTGGAATAAAAATGTGACTCGACTTAACCAGACACTTAGTTCTGCGTTTATTTCTAGCAGCAGCCCGTAGTGCCAAACAGGAAATTCATTCTAGAATTCACTTgttgagttttataaatcttaattcattaaaaatttatatgatgattaattttaaaatttataaaattaatcaattataataatataaatatcttttcaGAATTGTACGTGGTTGTTCAATTTCATGGAGCAcaatttattattcattacaataatataattactatATTGTTCATTAATCATTTAATCTTTTAACTTGGCTTTGGGGTTAGGTTGGTCTTTTCACCAtgatataaatatcttttaaggATTGTACggggttatattttttaatgcacaataaaattactaatgtaacccttgaataaaataatctaataccTTCGGtattgtcgatacacgacgtcgcaCAACagctccatttttttatttaacaaaaagattaaTCAGGGAAAATGAAGATTTAATTGGAGTTGCCATTTAGTAATTTAAGGGAACTAGAATTCTCAAATTAGACACTGATACCAGAGATTCAGCTACTGGGTTAggtatgattaagggaaggtagacaccacccttaaaacatccttttaagataaaggttacccttacttgtgtttttattttattttattcaaatagtATAATATTTTGAGCTtatttgcaatttgtttttaaacttttaacaacggtctttttttttttaaaaaaaaagacatttcgACAAACAATGTTTAttcctaaaaagaaaaagattatgTTGATATCgctaaaaaataagcataaccCATACTTGAGAATTGGGCTTTGGACCCGCGCACGATGACGAGATAAAATAGGTGTTGGACTTGCGTCgttattccttttatatttatttcgggtattttacaaaatacaaagaaaattttacaaatacttgtctaaaaaataaataaaataccacTAGGAACCCCCAAAATTACCGGAGTGTCACTGTATAAGTAAAAGACTAAAATACCCTTGCACTTCTAAGAAAATACCCCTGTGGCGCGTGTAGCTCACGCGCGGCCACTGTTGGAGATGTGAAATTCTTCGACGAGATTCCGGGAAAAAAAGGGTAGATTATGGTAGATATGGGGGAGAGGATTCTTTTGATGGTGGTTTCGATGGCTATTGATGGCTGATGAGAAAGAATAGACGGTTTGAAGCTTCGCCTGGCCGAAGATGTTGCGGCCTTTTTCCGAAAAGATACGGCAGAGAAAGCGATGAAAAACACTTGGGGATTTCTAGCGAGTAGGTGAggaacctttctgtggtggtccGGACTCTTTAGGTGGCCGGAGTTGGGAGAGCCATGTAGAGAGAGGATCGCCTGCGAGAGGATGGAGAATCTCTTAGATCTGCTATGGTGCGAATGTTAGCATGGTAAGCTGGGGCATCGGATCTCATGGATCGTTGGATTAGTTATTAATTGATCATACGGCTACAGTTTGCttgatatgaaaattaataGACGACCCCGATTGTCAGATCTTTGCTTCAATGTGATAGGATGCACCTGAGGTTTGGTGCATCAGGTGACGTGGCACGACATGATCAAATGACAAACCGTTTAAAGGGCTGAGatggatttgggttttaatccAGTGTACTTTGCCCTATTTGATCAGCTCTAATCAAGGGTCCAGAACTAAATACTATTTGATATaacaattatgatatttttggtattttttaaattgtttttttttaaatcaataccTTACTCccttgaagaaaaactaaaaaaacatgaatagtaTCAGCATGAGGATTCACTTCTTCCTTTGTGTTCTCTTTTATTGGCTTTTATAGTCAATGACTAGGGCCTAGGGGAACAGGGCATTTATAACTAAGAGACACGGCTTTGTCCgaagaaaaaatttcaaatgcCTCAACTGCACCAACTCCTGCAATAA is drawn from Populus nigra chromosome 5, ddPopNigr1.1, whole genome shotgun sequence and contains these coding sequences:
- the LOC133695280 gene encoding iridoid oxidase-like; translated protein: MDSEIAGLVLAVLLWVAWAVVTKRRYRRSEEQGQLPPGPRPLPVVGNIFLLGWAPHESFANLARVHGPIMTIWLGSMCNVVISSSEVAREMFKNHDAVLAGRKIYEAIRGDFGNEGSIVTAQYGPHWRMLRRLCTTEFFVTSRLDAMQGARTRCIDGMLQYIEDGSANGTSAIDLGRYIFLMAFNLIGNLMFSKDLLDPKSEKGAKFFQHAGKVTELAGKPNMADFLPILRWLDPQGIRRKTQFHVARAFEIAGGFIKERTESVQKENSRDDKRKDYLDVLLEFRGDGVEEPSRFSSRTINVIVFEMFTAGTDTTTSTLEWAMAELLHNPKVMKTVQSELRSTIGLNKKLEDKDIENLPYLKAVIRETLRLHPPLPFLVPHMAMNPCKMLGYYIPKETTILVNVWAIGRDSKTWDDPLVFKPERFLEPNMVDYKGRHFEFIPFGSGRRMCPAMPLASRVLHLALGSLLLSFDWILPNGLKPEDMDMTEKIGITLRKSVPLKVIPIPYKGSTNHDGF